The following are encoded together in the Mycteria americana isolate JAX WOST 10 ecotype Jacksonville Zoo and Gardens chromosome 2, USCA_MyAme_1.0, whole genome shotgun sequence genome:
- the TMEM158 gene encoding transmembrane protein 158 encodes MLPLLLPALLAACLPPCQGWSPSAAASGQEEPEQELFLPPVNSSSRSLASLEMDLDGAASKEEGSTTSPGTPAAPSQEPFPSAPTSSGQQQQQQQRPQPQGQPQPAEDPHCNISVQRQMLSSLLVRWSRPLGIQCDLLLFSTNSHGRAFFSAAFHRVGPPLLIEHLGLAAGGAQQDLRLCVGCSWVRGRRVGRLRGAAPQAAAAAAAASSASSSSSSLSYPPAAEPGQYWLQGEPLNFCCLDFSLEELKGEPGWRMNRKPIESTLVACFMTLVIIVWSVAALIWPVPIIAGFLPNGMEQRRSTAAAAGTTTAAAAAK; translated from the coding sequence ATGCTGCCGCTGCTCCTCCCGGCACTGCTGGCCGCCTGTCTGCcgccctgccagggctggagccccTCGGCGGCTGCCAGCGGGCAGGAGGAGCCGGAGCAAGAGCTCTTCTTGCCCCCTGTCAactcctcctcccgctccttgGCGAGCCTCGAGATGGACCTCGACGGGGCAGCAAGCAAGGAGGAAGGCAGCACCACCAGCCCGGGCACGCCGGCTGCCCCTAGCCAAGAGCCTTTCCCCTCCGCTCCCACCTCctccgggcagcagcagcagcaacagcagcgtCCCCAGCCGCaggggcagccgcagcccgccgAGGACCCGCACTGCAATATCAGCGTGCAGCGGCAGATGCTGAGCTCGCTGCTGGTGCGCTGGAGCCGCCCGCTGGGCATCCAGTGCGACCTCCTGCTCTTCTCCACCAACAGCCACGGGCGGGCCTTCTTCTCCGCCGCCTTCCACCGCGTGGGGCCGCCGCTGCTCATCGAGCACCTGGGgctggcggccggcggcgcccAGCAGGACTTGCGCCTCTGCGTGGGCTGCAGCTGGGTGCGGGGCAGGCGGGTCGGGCGCCTGCGGGGCGCCGCGCCCcaggccgccgctgccgccgccgctgcctcctccgcttcctcctcctcctcctcgctctcctACCCgccggcggcggagcccggccaGTACTGGCTGCAAGGGGAGCCGCTGAATTTCTGCTGCCTGGAtttcagcctggaggagctgaagggggagccgggctggcggATGAACCGCAAGCCCATCGAGTCTACCTTGGTGGCTTGTTTCATGACTCTGGTCATCATCGTGTGGAGCGTGGCCGCCCTCATCTGGCCGGTGCCCATCATCGCCGGCTTCCTGCCCAACGGCATGGAGCAGCGCCgcagcaccgccgccgccgccggcaccaccaccgccgccgccgccgccaagtAG